TCCGCAGCGCTCTGCACCCCCCAccagcaaaaactgcagctccaGGGGTTTGCTCTGTTCTGAAAGCTTTTCATGGCGAACTCCTCTGCAACCTCTACTAGAACTGTATAGGGTTCTGGTCTCTCCTGAACACACATactgttaagcctcatgcagacgtccgtgagataccggactggcattgcaggagcgcacggcgtcatagcaaccaatgataccAACCAAtagcgctcctgcaatgccagtccggtatcttacAGACCGCGCTCCACAGACGTCTGCACGAGGCTTTATATGGTGCTGTGTATCCATTCTCAGTACATGTCACGACTGTCAGTTTATACCGCCCCTTCATTCCTGATGAAAAATCTCTCAGCGGCTGCAGAGAATATAAAACACAATGTAGATGGAGGTTTATTTCTACACAATATACTAATATGGGGACAGGAGAGGACACCAGTAGAGTCTGACAACAACTGCAGCCTCCCACATCACAACAGCTGAATGCACGGGGCGTGTTTGGCCTCTTCCCaaggctgattttttttttttccgtaaatGATAATGGATCCAACAAGGTGACTTGGAACAAAGCAAGTTATAGTGATACTGGTAATAACAGGACAGGTGCGAGAAGATGGGTAAAGTTATCCATTAGAAAAGAGGAGGAAAACAGTGCTAGGAACACGTTCGGCAAGGTCTTGAAAGTTTAATgacagaggaaggggggggggggggggggataagatCGGGACCAGGAGCAAAGAAAGACCAGGTTAAAGAGGTGTCAGGACCAGGGTGGTGAGAAGGTAAGAACAGGACAGCGAGCAGGGTGGCGAGTAGGCAGGACAGCGAGCAGGGTGGCGAGTAGGCAGGACAGAGAGCAGGGTGGCGAGTAGGCAGGACAGAGAGCAGGGTGGCGAGTAGGCAGGACAGAGAGCAGGGTGGCGAGTAGGCAGGACAGAGAGCAGGGTGGCGAGTAGGCAGGACAGAGAGCAGGGTGGCGAGTAGGCAGGAGGACAGGACAGAGAGCAGGGTGGCGAGTAGGCAGGAGGACAGGACAGAGAGCAGGGTGGCAAGTAGGCAGGAGGACAGGACAGAGAGCAGGGTGGCAAGTAGGCAGGAGGACAGGACAGAGAGCAGAGTGGCGAGTAGGCAGGAGGACAGGACAGAGAGCAGAGTGGCGAGTAGGCAGGACAGAGAGCAGGGTGGCGAGTAGGCAGGACAGAGAGCAGGGTGGCGAGTAGGCAGGACAGAGAGCAGGGTGGCGAGTAGGCAGGACAGAGAGCAGGGTGGCGAGTAGGCAGGACAGAGAGCAGGGTGGCGAGTAGGCAGGACAGAGAGCAGGGTGGCGAGTAGGCAGGACAGAGAGCAGGGTGGCGAGTAGGCAGGACAGAGAGCAGGGTGGCGAGTAGGCAGGAGGACAGGACAGAGAGCAGGGTGGCGAGTAGGCAGGAGGACAGGACAGAGAGCAGGGTGGCGAGTAGGCAGGAAGACAGGACAGAGAGCAGGGTGGCGAGTAGGCAGGAGGACAGGACAGAGAGCAGGGTAATCTCTGAAAAATAACACCGCATCTGAAGATACAGAGAAGAGAGAAGACCTGGCTTGAGAGCTGGGACCTAAAACTGGAAGCTCCCCATACGCCATCATGTATaagaatgtataaaaaaaaataatgacaagCTGCGCAGGAAATAAGCAGTGGATAGATATACACACTTTgttctgtatatatttatacatagtatgaACCAGGACACAGGTCCCTGGCAGGTGAGCAGAACTAGCTAATAGATCCTCTAATGCAGAACTCATCCGCCACCTCCCCTCCCGAGACCGGCAATGTCAGTCTTAATCCTACGCAGTGTACTTCCAGGGAAGATGTCAGCTGAGGAAGAGCAGGAACAAGATATggataaaataatatataatacagagagctgccccccctcccccctccccattttATGTATTAGGGTATAAAATAAAGTCCAAAAATCTTAAACCACACTTCCCCCAATCTGTCCTGTGCGGGCAGTATTGCTGGATATAAACTGCAGTCCTTTCAAAACACTAGCGGTGCATGGCATCCTCCGGGCCAGTGACCTGTATATAGTCATTAATGGGATGCAGTGCACTGTATTTAACACTGCTCGGGCACTGCATTTCTCCATGTGCTGTTAACGTATACTATGAGCAAGCAGCAAAAGTGTTGACGTCAGGACCTCCGCCTGATCCCAGCCCATGTCCAGGGCTTCAACAAATTCATAGCTTGAAAACCTCCATTATACTGAGGCTGATTATGGAGTCCATTCTCTCCAAAGTTCCAACCCACGACGGGacttttttctttcacttttCCCCCACCCAACAAGAACTGGTCCAGACCTTTAAATCCACCCCCACATGTCTGGTCAGGGACCGTTCATTCCCCTCCCGCCTGTCCAATTTTTTGTATAACTAGGAGCTGGCTAAATGTTCCACTTGGATGGCGCTGGTGGAGACGGTCAAACATAAGTCCTTGTGATGATCCGTCTTGAAGGGATTCATGTCAAAGGAGCACTGGGGTCCGTCGGACGTGGGGGCCTGGGACACGGGGGTGAAATGCGCTTGTGAGGATAGGACTTGTGTCGAGGGCGGCTGCGAATTGTCTGGAGCGTTGTGTTTTCTCATGTGCTTCATCAGATATGTTTCCTGGAGAGGAAGGAAGGAAACGCGAGAATAAAATGAATATACATAAGTGTAGTGATAATAAGGCTGTATTTACAAAGGCGTCCGGCACTCCTGGAGGATCTGAAAGGGCATGTCAAGTACTAGGTACTTCTCCTATGTAGATAGGATGTGCCCCTCTGTTCTTTTGATTCTCTGTCAGAATGCCCCCCTAATGTGCTGGTGGTCACACAAGCTCAGTACCACCCCATGGATCCTCTTGTACACGGGCAATGGTTTGATTTCTGCCAGTCCATGAGAAGGGCGCACACATGAGGTGGGTGTTCTGATGGAAAATGTAAAGATCACAAACACCAAGGGGGGCAATAGCAGTAACAGTCACAACTGCAAATGGAAAACATGTCTTTCCTGATCTAATAGACTAAATGAATATTTAATCTCGGGTCAACATATTTAACCCCCATGAGGTTCAGACCACCTTTAGCCCCTAGAACCAGTAAAAAGGTTTCATTTTTCCTTTTTGCATTCCGGCAGTCCTAACAGGGGATTATAAGAGGCTGGATGTGTCCATGTATTGTAGGTTTGTAAATTATTTTTGGGAAATACACATTAGTGTTTAAAGCGACCCTCCGgatcaagaaaaaatatatatatttaaaaaaaatcacattaactgaGCAACAAACGGAACGCGTACCTGGTGCCGTCCTTTTCATCTACAGATCCGCTAAGTCCCTGTCTTCTCtactgccatccaagatggctgctctAGTGCTCACACCGCCTAATGCATATTGCAcatttggtagtccaagacacttcctgctgctcttggattggtcagcactgctcatgtgaacagtgctggccaaTACACGAGAAGGGATGGGCAAGCAGTGTCTTGGGCTACCGATGCACAGTCTGAAAGGCAGGGCAGGTGCCCGAGAATTAGCGGATCTGcaactaaaaagatgaaaaggagggcaccaggtaagtgttctgttcttttcccagttaaaagggttttcaaagattttttgaattttttttactgtttgaaTGGGCAGTGGTGTTCctgcgagcgccgctgccttctctctgctcatcaagcacagcgccatatagCATACACACATCATTATTAATGACGCCATCTGTTTATTGTCCAGGTTGTGTATATTATGTTATGTCTTGGCTTGACATTTATTAAAGCTCATTTACGATATAAAATGTGCATTTGTTTTTTCGATTACTTattaatattacttttttttttatccccatcATGACATTCTTACTTTTAACTGTAATGTGCTGACAAGCACCTATATGGCAGTACAATATTCTGTGTGCTAAGACTACGCAGGCAGTGGTTAGGGTAGACTAAGGAGAAATATGGTCAGACAGCCCCGGTGGATATACTAGGTGTGAGCCTCGACCGCATCACGGGGACTCAGTCTGTAGCTTTCTATACTGTAATCAGCATTGATTGCTGCAGGTTTAAACATTAGAGCAGGCCTGTGTATTAAAGATGTTGCCCCCATCCCTGATCGCACGGACACCCATGCAATCAGCTGGAAAGGTACGCCAGTCATGATGGGCATCCTCGCCCTGCGTTCTCAACCATTTGGACACCCATCAGCACCCGCAATTCATGGAAAACTTCCCAGTTTCCGTATGAGCTCTCGTCAAATACGAAGAGCATTACAACCCTTCACACCCTCCCCTAAGACTGAAGGGAAAGCAGAGTAACCCAGTTGTTAATGGGTATCCTTGCAGTTCACCGTTTATGATGCGCAGTCCTCCAGTACCAAGAGCTGGAATCAGAGAAACAAAAGCATGCAAAGGGCTGAAGCACAAGAACTGATGAAATAGGCCGAAATACTGAGGGGTAGATAAACGAACGCAGACATATACAGTTATATTAACACCCACCGAAGTATACGCTCGACTACAGATGGAACAGGTATACACTTTAGCATGCTTGACGGTGTGAGTAGACAGGTGGACCTCTAGGGAGGACGAGTCGGTGTACGCTCTGTGACAGTTGTGGCACTTGAAAGGTTTATCTTTGTTGTGCTGCCTCCTGTGAGACTTAAAGAGAAACACAAGAAACAGTGAAGTCATCAAGGCGGCAAAAACACAAAAGCCGAGGGCTAAAAACCATCAGCTTTACAGATCTGCTATAAAAAGATGAGAAAGAGGCTGCAAGGTCCCAGTCCCTGGTGCAGTAGTGGCCACAAATACGTGGCTAGTCTCCATATCACTGATTgactgagtggtaggaccccccaactataatagggtccggccaaaacccagcaaatatgctgagaattggCTGGACAGATAGCGCAGCACGCAGCGGTTGGTGTCTGGCCACTTCTCAGCATTCTTTTacagcacagcctgctggagagccaTGCCGGCGGCAGTGTGGAACCAGCCTAAACATTCTAGTTCAGATCCTGCCCTAATCATGTCCCGCATACACAGCCACCCAACTCTCTCTGCTGCAATTTCTGACAAAACAAGACAAACAAGCAAATGCGTTTCTATAAAacagcaaaaaactaaaaaacaaaaaacaaactgcAGATGTGGACTTTCCTTCAGTGTCTGACCACTAGCTACTAAAATCTACAGTCATGTCTCCTCCTGTGCTGCAAGTACATTTATGGAAATATCAAAGAGAAGAACATGCAAAGTCCAGGCAAATGCTGTCCTAACTGCGCCTGAACCCCAGACCCCACTGCCGCACGGTGTGTTGCGAACCTCTATGTCCCCAAGCTGTCCCTGAGTTCAAATGCTGCAACAATAGTGCATATTCCGTCAGTGAAAAATTGAGGCATGACTTCATTtatagggtgaaatccacagcaaaatctaCATTCAAGACAGTTTCCGATGCAGATGGAAAAACAATCTGCATTGTGGAGACTCAGTATGTGGAAGTCGATTCATCTGCTGCCCAGTCTGCAATAGTCTGATATACTATGTGCATGGGGTCAGTGGCTTGGTAACTGGCACATGTCCACCTGGATACCACAGAAGTATAGGCCTACGCAGGAGACGGCAGCACCAAGCTTGGCATCACAGCCTCCAATGAAAGACAGAAAACTTTAATATCCAGCAGCTTACaaggtgtcagtgtgtcattcatGGTGGGGTAAGAGCTCTTACCTGCAGATTTGACAGCTGGGTGAAAGCCTTGTCACATCCAGGATGTACGCATTTATAGGGCCTGTCGCCTGTGTGAATCCTGCAAACAGAGATAAAAAATAAGAAGAATTACATCAACAAGCCAGACTAGCATTAGGGTTAGGCGCGGGAAGGCAGCGCAAGGGGGGGAGCGGGGAGGGGAGGGAATGTtaatggggggagggggtgaaATGAACAGACCGGATGTAATCCCTCCCCTGTCCCGGTTTCCATTCAGACACGTGTGCATGCGGTTGGTGGGGGGAAAGGAGGGTACATGCTGGTGTCGGGGCTCCCCCAGCTCTCTCCTCCTGCCTTCTTACCGTGTATGCTGCTGGAGGTGAGAGAGCTGGCGGAAGGCCTTCTGACAGTAGCGGCAGTTGTAGGGCTTGGCCCCCGAGTGGATGCGCACGTGCTGGGCCAGGTAGGAGCTGTTGGCGAAGGTTTTGGAGCAGTGCGGGCACTTGTGAGGCTTGGACACCGCAATATGCACCTTCGTGTGGATTCTGCCAGAACAACACAATGGTTGGGACAGGGaccattaaagaaaaaaatggaagagAACTTGCAGAGGGTTTGCAAATCTGCCAATTCTCAGCGCAAGGTCGGGGGAACAAATCAatgatgtacagtatgtatggagGGAGAGAAGAGGCTAATCTGTGTCTACAAACCAAGG
The sequence above is a segment of the Bufo gargarizans isolate SCDJY-AF-19 chromosome 6, ASM1485885v1, whole genome shotgun sequence genome. Coding sequences within it:
- the LOC122940299 gene encoding proline-rich protein 36-like isoform X2 yields the protein MSSALEDLLASSAHLPGTCVLVHTMYKYIQNKVCISIHCLFPAQLVIIFFYTFLYMMAYGELPVLGPSSQARSSLFSVSSDAVLFFRDYPALCPVLLPTRHPALCPAYSPPCSLSCLLATLLSVLPTRHPALCPAYSPPCSLSCLLATLLSVLPTRHPALCPAYSPPCSLSCLLATLLSVLSSCLLATLLSVLSSCLLATLLSVLSSCLLATLLSVLSSCLLATLLSVLSSCLLATLLSVLPTRHPALCPAYSPPCSLSCLLATLLSVLPTRHPALCPAYSPPCSLSCLLATLLAVLFLPSHHPGPDTSLTWSFFAPGPDLIPPPPPPSSVIKLSRPCRTCS
- the LOC122940299 gene encoding uncharacterized protein LOC122940299 isoform X1, with protein sequence MSSALEDLLASSAHLPGTCVLVHTMYKYIQNKVCISIHCLFPAQLVIIFFYTFLYMMAYGELPVLGPSSQARSSLFSVSSDAVLFFRDYPALCPVFLPTRHPALCPVLLPTRHPALCPVLLPTRHPALCPAYSPPCSLSCLLATLLSVLPTRHPALCPAYSPPCSLSCLLATLLSVLPTRHPALCPAYSPPCSLSCLLATLLSVLSSCLLATLLSVLSSCLLATLLSVLSSCLLATLLSVLSSCLLATLLSVLSSCLLATLLSVLPTRHPALCPAYSPPCSLSCLLATLLSVLPTRHPALCPAYSPPCSLSCLLATLLAVLFLPSHHPGPDTSLTWSFFAPGPDLIPPPPPPSSVIKLSRPCRTCS